Proteins found in one Triticum urartu cultivar G1812 chromosome 4, Tu2.1, whole genome shotgun sequence genomic segment:
- the LOC125552642 gene encoding uncharacterized protein LOC125552642 isoform X2 yields the protein MADSAALSSSLPRSLASRRPLSSPLRGGGRPRSPRRCRPGSRLRARARKGEPEDLYGPYPWEQPLDLSTGFDIEWVQEDKITLFTSDGLVQIGGNMVPRRVTASERQQKGKGKPRRFQESSYMDPNQSLCLGALFNIAATNGLDMGRRLCIFGFCRSIEMLSDVVEDTVLEHGGEIVTAEKASSDGLQEKLTMSVAVPLLWGVPPASETLHVAVRSGGGIVDKIYWQWDLF from the exons ATGGCCGACTCCgccgccctctcctcctccctcccgCGCTCGCTGGCGTCCAGGAGGCCCCTCTCCTCCCCGCTCCGCGGCGGCGGGAGGCCCCGGTCCCCGCGCCGCTGCCGCCCCGGGTCGCGGCTGCGCGCCCGGGCGAGGAAGGGCGAGCCCGAGGACCTCTACGGGCCCTACCCGTGGGAGCAGCCCCTGGATCTCTCCACCGGGTTCG ATATCGAGTGGGTGCAAGAGGATAAAATCACGCTCTTCACTTCCGATGGGCTGGTTCAGATAGGCGGTAACATGGTGCCTCGTCGAGTCACCGCCTCCGAG AGGCAACAAAAGGGAAAAGGCAAACCCCGCCGGTTTCAGGAGAGCTCTTACATGGATCCAAATCAAAGTCTTTGCCTTGGAGCACTGTTTAACATAGCAGCTACAAAT GGCCTGGACATGGGTAGAAGATTATGCATCTTTGGCTTTTGTCGGTCTATTGAAATGCTAAGCGATGTGGTGGAAGATACCGTCTTGGAGCATGGTGGCGAG ATTGTCACTGCAGAGAAGGCGAGCAGTGACGGCCTTCAGGAGAAGCTGACCATGTCGGTGGCTGTTCCGTTGCTGTGGGGTGTCCCTCCGGCATCGGAGACCCTCCATGTGGCCGTGCGGAGCGGCGGAGGCATCGTGGACAAGATCTACTGGCAGTGGGACCTGTTCTAA
- the LOC125552642 gene encoding uncharacterized protein LOC125552642 isoform X1, whose product MADSAALSSSLPRSLASRRPLSSPLRGGGRPRSPRRCRPGSRLRARARKGEPEDLYGPYPWEQPLDLSTGFDIEWVQEDKITLFTSDGLVQIGGNMVPRRVTASEKRQQKGKGKPRRFQESSYMDPNQSLCLGALFNIAATNGLDMGRRLCIFGFCRSIEMLSDVVEDTVLEHGGEIVTAEKASSDGLQEKLTMSVAVPLLWGVPPASETLHVAVRSGGGIVDKIYWQWDLF is encoded by the exons ATGGCCGACTCCgccgccctctcctcctccctcccgCGCTCGCTGGCGTCCAGGAGGCCCCTCTCCTCCCCGCTCCGCGGCGGCGGGAGGCCCCGGTCCCCGCGCCGCTGCCGCCCCGGGTCGCGGCTGCGCGCCCGGGCGAGGAAGGGCGAGCCCGAGGACCTCTACGGGCCCTACCCGTGGGAGCAGCCCCTGGATCTCTCCACCGGGTTCG ATATCGAGTGGGTGCAAGAGGATAAAATCACGCTCTTCACTTCCGATGGGCTGGTTCAGATAGGCGGTAACATGGTGCCTCGTCGAGTCACCGCCTCCGAG AAGAGGCAACAAAAGGGAAAAGGCAAACCCCGCCGGTTTCAGGAGAGCTCTTACATGGATCCAAATCAAAGTCTTTGCCTTGGAGCACTGTTTAACATAGCAGCTACAAAT GGCCTGGACATGGGTAGAAGATTATGCATCTTTGGCTTTTGTCGGTCTATTGAAATGCTAAGCGATGTGGTGGAAGATACCGTCTTGGAGCATGGTGGCGAG ATTGTCACTGCAGAGAAGGCGAGCAGTGACGGCCTTCAGGAGAAGCTGACCATGTCGGTGGCTGTTCCGTTGCTGTGGGGTGTCCCTCCGGCATCGGAGACCCTCCATGTGGCCGTGCGGAGCGGCGGAGGCATCGTGGACAAGATCTACTGGCAGTGGGACCTGTTCTAA
- the LOC125552643 gene encoding putative ribosomal large subunit pseudouridine synthase SVR1, chloroplastic isoform X2, producing the protein MALATAAAAAAISIHPFLSRPASVLRCGRRVPPLLLLCATSSASSASDFNITFAEPAPAPSKRSPGGPSAQPLVPWIARGADGKPSLHTSPPPDVLQAVAAAEAEAKRAAKRGHRQGPAADAPVASVRVKEKKASPTAPPKFSKAARRFYNENIKEHEPQRLAKVLAAAGVASRRTSEELIFQGKVTVNGSVCTAPQTKVDISKDSIYVNGNRISKKLPPKLYFAVNKPKGYICSSGEEKSVISLLDDYLKGWNKLQPGVPKPRLFTVGRLDVATTGLIIVTNDGNFVILARQYLGISSLAIQGLKLAALLSGEFAQKVSHPSSNITKEYVVTIDGAVHKKHLVAISGGTVIDGVKVVPDLVEPLDAQADTKRTRLKIVVHEGRNHEVRELVQNAGLKVYALKRVRIGRFRLPSDLG; encoded by the exons atggccctcgccACCGCCGCGGCCGCCGCGGCCATCTCCATCCACCCATTCCTCAGCCGCCCGGCCAGCGTGCTCCGGTGCGGCCGCCGCGTCCCgccgctcctcctcctctgcgCTACCTCCTCGGCCTCCTCCGCCTCGGACTTCAACATCACCTTCGCGGAGCCCGCGCCCGCCCCGTCCAAGCGCTCGCCCGGCGGCCCGTCCGCGCAGCCGCTGGTCCCGTGGATCGCGCGCGGGGCCGACGGCAAGCCATCCCTCcacacctcgccgccgccggacgtcctccaggccgtcgccgccgcggaggcggaggccaagaGGGCCGCCAAGAGGGGCCATAGGCAGGGccccgccgccgacgcccccGTCGCCAGCGTCAGGGTCAAGGAGAAGAAGGCCTCCCCGACCGCGCCGCCCAAGTTCTCCAAGGCGGCCAGAAGGTTCTACAACGAGAATATCAAGGAGCACGAGCCGCAGCGCCTCGCCAAGGTCCTCGCCGCCGCAGGAG TGGCCTCAAGAAGGACCAGCGAGGAGCTCATCTTCCAAGGGAAGGTGACTGTCAATGGTTCTGTCTGCACTGCTCCCCAG ACCAAAGTAGACATCTCAAAGGATTCTATCTACGTTAACGGGAATCGCATTTCCAAGAAGCTGCCTCCAAAGCTCTATTTTGCTGTGAACAAGCCAAAAGG GTATATTTGCTCGTCTGGTGAAGAGAAGTCTGTTATCTCCTTATTGGATGACTATTTGAAAGGATGG AACAAACTTCAGCCAGGAGTACCAAAACCCCGCTTGTTTACTGTGGGTCGTCTTGATGTTGCCACAACTGGTTTGATAATAGTTACAAATGATGGTAATTTTGTCATACTTGCTAGACAATACTTAGGAATCAGCAGTTTAGCCATCCAAGGCCTAAAGTTAGCTGCTCTCCTTTCAGGTGAATTTGCCCAGAAAGTCTCACACCCTTCTTCAAACATAACAAAGGA ATATGTAGTAACTATAGATGGAGCAGTGCACAAGAAACACCTTGTAGCTATCAGCGGAGGAACAGTAATTGATGGTGTTAAGGTTGTTCCTGATTTAGTAGAGCCACTGGATGCCCAAGCTGACACAAAAAGGACGCGACTTAAAATAGTG GTTCATGAAGGAAGAAACCACGAAGTTCGTGAACTTGTGCAGAATGCAGGACTAAAG GTCTATGCTTTGAAACGTGTTCGGATAGGCAGGTTCCGCCTCCCATCAGACCTGGGGTAA
- the LOC125552643 gene encoding putative ribosomal large subunit pseudouridine synthase SVR1, chloroplastic isoform X1, translating into MALATAAAAAAISIHPFLSRPASVLRCGRRVPPLLLLCATSSASSASDFNITFAEPAPAPSKRSPGGPSAQPLVPWIARGADGKPSLHTSPPPDVLQAVAAAEAEAKRAAKRGHRQGPAADAPVASVRVKEKKASPTAPPKFSKAARRFYNENIKEHEPQRLAKVLAAAGVASRRTSEELIFQGKVTVNGSVCTAPQTKVDISKDSIYVNGNRISKKLPPKLYFAVNKPKGYICSSGEEKSVISLLDDYLKGWNKLQPGVPKPRLFTVGRLDVATTGLIIVTNDGNFVILARQYLGISSLAIQGLKLAALLSGEFAQKVSHPSSNITKEYVVTIDGAVHKKHLVAISGGTVIDGVKVVPDLVEPLDAQADTKRTRLKIVVHEGRNHEVRELVQNAGLKVYALKRVRIGRFRLPSDLGIGKMVELKEADIKALDGNS; encoded by the exons atggccctcgccACCGCCGCGGCCGCCGCGGCCATCTCCATCCACCCATTCCTCAGCCGCCCGGCCAGCGTGCTCCGGTGCGGCCGCCGCGTCCCgccgctcctcctcctctgcgCTACCTCCTCGGCCTCCTCCGCCTCGGACTTCAACATCACCTTCGCGGAGCCCGCGCCCGCCCCGTCCAAGCGCTCGCCCGGCGGCCCGTCCGCGCAGCCGCTGGTCCCGTGGATCGCGCGCGGGGCCGACGGCAAGCCATCCCTCcacacctcgccgccgccggacgtcctccaggccgtcgccgccgcggaggcggaggccaagaGGGCCGCCAAGAGGGGCCATAGGCAGGGccccgccgccgacgcccccGTCGCCAGCGTCAGGGTCAAGGAGAAGAAGGCCTCCCCGACCGCGCCGCCCAAGTTCTCCAAGGCGGCCAGAAGGTTCTACAACGAGAATATCAAGGAGCACGAGCCGCAGCGCCTCGCCAAGGTCCTCGCCGCCGCAGGAG TGGCCTCAAGAAGGACCAGCGAGGAGCTCATCTTCCAAGGGAAGGTGACTGTCAATGGTTCTGTCTGCACTGCTCCCCAG ACCAAAGTAGACATCTCAAAGGATTCTATCTACGTTAACGGGAATCGCATTTCCAAGAAGCTGCCTCCAAAGCTCTATTTTGCTGTGAACAAGCCAAAAGG GTATATTTGCTCGTCTGGTGAAGAGAAGTCTGTTATCTCCTTATTGGATGACTATTTGAAAGGATGG AACAAACTTCAGCCAGGAGTACCAAAACCCCGCTTGTTTACTGTGGGTCGTCTTGATGTTGCCACAACTGGTTTGATAATAGTTACAAATGATGGTAATTTTGTCATACTTGCTAGACAATACTTAGGAATCAGCAGTTTAGCCATCCAAGGCCTAAAGTTAGCTGCTCTCCTTTCAGGTGAATTTGCCCAGAAAGTCTCACACCCTTCTTCAAACATAACAAAGGA ATATGTAGTAACTATAGATGGAGCAGTGCACAAGAAACACCTTGTAGCTATCAGCGGAGGAACAGTAATTGATGGTGTTAAGGTTGTTCCTGATTTAGTAGAGCCACTGGATGCCCAAGCTGACACAAAAAGGACGCGACTTAAAATAGTG GTTCATGAAGGAAGAAACCACGAAGTTCGTGAACTTGTGCAGAATGCAGGACTAAAG GTCTATGCTTTGAAACGTGTTCGGATAGGCAGGTTCCGCCTCCCATCAGACCTGGG AATTGGGAAGATGGTTGAACTTAAAGAAGCTGACATCAAGGCACTAGATGGCAACAGCTAG
- the LOC125552643 gene encoding putative ribosomal large subunit pseudouridine synthase SVR1, chloroplastic isoform X3 yields MALATAAAAAAISIHPFLSRPASVLRCGRRVPPLLLLCATSSASSASDFNITFAEPAPAPSKRSPGGPSAQPLVPWIARGADGKPSLHTSPPPDVLQAVAAAEAEAKRAAKRGHRQGPAADAPVASVRVKEKKASPTAPPKFSKAARRFYNENIKEHEPQRLAKVLAAAGVASRRTSEELIFQGKVTVNGSVCTAPQTKVDISKDSIYVNGNRISKKLPPKLYFAVNKPKGYICSSGEEKSVISLLDDYLKGWNKLQPGVPKPRLFTVGRLDVATTGLIIVTNDGEFAQKVSHPSSNITKEYVVTIDGAVHKKHLVAISGGTVIDGVKVVPDLVEPLDAQADTKRTRLKIVVHEGRNHEVRELVQNAGLKVYALKRVRIGRFRLPSDLGIGKMVELKEADIKALDGNS; encoded by the exons atggccctcgccACCGCCGCGGCCGCCGCGGCCATCTCCATCCACCCATTCCTCAGCCGCCCGGCCAGCGTGCTCCGGTGCGGCCGCCGCGTCCCgccgctcctcctcctctgcgCTACCTCCTCGGCCTCCTCCGCCTCGGACTTCAACATCACCTTCGCGGAGCCCGCGCCCGCCCCGTCCAAGCGCTCGCCCGGCGGCCCGTCCGCGCAGCCGCTGGTCCCGTGGATCGCGCGCGGGGCCGACGGCAAGCCATCCCTCcacacctcgccgccgccggacgtcctccaggccgtcgccgccgcggaggcggaggccaagaGGGCCGCCAAGAGGGGCCATAGGCAGGGccccgccgccgacgcccccGTCGCCAGCGTCAGGGTCAAGGAGAAGAAGGCCTCCCCGACCGCGCCGCCCAAGTTCTCCAAGGCGGCCAGAAGGTTCTACAACGAGAATATCAAGGAGCACGAGCCGCAGCGCCTCGCCAAGGTCCTCGCCGCCGCAGGAG TGGCCTCAAGAAGGACCAGCGAGGAGCTCATCTTCCAAGGGAAGGTGACTGTCAATGGTTCTGTCTGCACTGCTCCCCAG ACCAAAGTAGACATCTCAAAGGATTCTATCTACGTTAACGGGAATCGCATTTCCAAGAAGCTGCCTCCAAAGCTCTATTTTGCTGTGAACAAGCCAAAAGG GTATATTTGCTCGTCTGGTGAAGAGAAGTCTGTTATCTCCTTATTGGATGACTATTTGAAAGGATGG AACAAACTTCAGCCAGGAGTACCAAAACCCCGCTTGTTTACTGTGGGTCGTCTTGATGTTGCCACAACTGGTTTGATAATAGTTACAAATGATG GTGAATTTGCCCAGAAAGTCTCACACCCTTCTTCAAACATAACAAAGGA ATATGTAGTAACTATAGATGGAGCAGTGCACAAGAAACACCTTGTAGCTATCAGCGGAGGAACAGTAATTGATGGTGTTAAGGTTGTTCCTGATTTAGTAGAGCCACTGGATGCCCAAGCTGACACAAAAAGGACGCGACTTAAAATAGTG GTTCATGAAGGAAGAAACCACGAAGTTCGTGAACTTGTGCAGAATGCAGGACTAAAG GTCTATGCTTTGAAACGTGTTCGGATAGGCAGGTTCCGCCTCCCATCAGACCTGGG AATTGGGAAGATGGTTGAACTTAAAGAAGCTGACATCAAGGCACTAGATGGCAACAGCTAG